From Ailuropoda melanoleuca isolate Jingjing chromosome 8, ASM200744v2, whole genome shotgun sequence, a single genomic window includes:
- the LOC117803538 gene encoding proline-rich protein 2-like, producing MVLGYGQHVAVDEAETYIHSSLPTPSEFCPSPAPDGPPRSRRTLPTTTCPHRRPPSLPKLSARPRPENLKAPAPHHPGEAHPQPLDEPPIPHIARSGPPQSPGRLGRPPQRGVLAREAPAGRAGRLLGQGQARAPSTDVAVGACAWRDRAPASPPGWRVAGEEDRTGRGAAHLPRRDGDSARLRLPARGHSSASRARSEYTLIRGAGTAGRAASWPGXPAPRPPRPSLAATSGYPRREEPPPPARPRQRRERRRRGNRRGGGALRVTYSLAQWGRRWESGPRAAPVRGRPRPPGARRPGRGVRCVS from the exons ATGGTGCTGGGATACGGGCAGCACGTGGCTGTGGATGAGGCTGAAAC GTATATCCACTCCTCCCTGCCGACACCCTCAGaattctgtccctctcctgcgCCAGACGGCCCACCCCGTTCCCGGCGGACACTTCCAACGACCACTTGTCCCCACCGGAGGCCCCCGAGCTTGCCCAAACTGTCCGCAAGGCCCCGGCCCGAGAACCTCaaggcccctgccccccaccatccAGGTGAGGCCCACCCCCAGCCGCTCGACGAACCCCCGATTCCACACATTGCCCGGTCCGGTCCTCCCCAAAGCCCCGGCCGGCTGGGGCGCCCTCCCCAGCGAGGTGTCCTAGCACGGGAAGCGCCTGCGGGGCGCGCCGGGCGGCTCCTCGGCCAGGGCCAGGCTCGGGCGCCGAGCACCGACGTGGCCGTGGGAGCGTGCGCGTGGCGGGACCGGGCCCCGGCGTCCCCTCCGGGCTGGCGGGTGGCGGGGGAAGAAGATAGGACTGGGCGGGGAGCCGCTCACCTCCCTCGGCGCGACGGCGACTCCGCCCGGCTTCGGCTCCCTGCGCGCGGCCACTCCTCGGCGTCCCGCGCCCGCTCTGAATATACCCTCATCCGGGGGGCCGGGACGGCGGGGCGGGCCGCGAGCTGGCCCGGGGNCCCCGCCCCCCGGCCACCCCGCCCCTCTCTTGCAGCTACGAGTGGCTACCCGCGCCGGGAGGAGCCGCCACCGCCCGCCCGGCCACGTCAGCGCCGCGAGCGCCGGCGGCGAGGAAACCGCCGAGGGGGCGGGGCCTTGCGCGTCACTTATTCCCTGGCCCAATGGGGACGGCGCTGGGAGTCCGGTCCGCGGGCGGCTCCGGTCCGCGGGCGGCCCCGCCCCCCCGGCGCGCGGCGGCCGGGGAGAGGTGTGCGCTGCGTCAGCTAG